The region CGCGGTCCGGATCGAGGAGATGATCAACTACTTCCCGTACGAGTGGGGCGGCGGGGCGGGGGACCATCCCTTCGACGTCCTCACCGAGGTGTGGGATGCGCCGTGGAAGCCGGAGCATCGGCTCGTTCGGATCGGACTCAAGGCACCCTCCGTCGACACCGAGAACCTGCCGCCGAGCAACCTCGTCTTCCTGCTCGACGTGTCGGGGTCGATGTCTTCTCCCGACAAGCTCCCGCTGCTGAAGAAGGCTTTCGCCCTGCTCACCGAGCAGCTCAGACCGCAGGACCGGGTCGCGATCGTCGTCTACGCGGGCGCGGCGGGGCTCGCGCTCCCGTCGACGCCGGGGAACCGGGGCGCCCGCATCCTGTCGGCCGTGGAGCGGCTCGAGGCCGGCGGAAGCACGGCGGGCGGCGCCGGGATCGCGCTCGCCTACGATGTGGCGCGGAAACACTTCGTCGAGGACGGCAACAACCGCGTCATCCTCGCGACCGACGGGGACTTCAACGTGGGCGCCTCCAGCGACGAGGCGATGGTGCGCCTCATCGAGAAGGAACGGGTGAGCGGAATCTTCCTCACGGTCCTCGGCTTCGGCACCGGGAACCTGAAGGACTCGAAGATGGAGGGGATCGCGAACCGCGGGAACGGCAACTTCCACTACGTGGATGGGCTCCTCGAGGCCCGGAAGGTGCTCGTGGAGGAGATGGGAGGGACGCTGTTCACGGTCGCGAAGGACGTGAAGCTGCAGGTGGAGTTCAACCCCGCGCGCGCGGTCGCGTACCGGCTGATCGGGTACGAGAACCGGTTGCTCGCCGACGAGGACTTCAACGACGACACGAAGGACGCGGGCGAACTCGGGGCCGGCCACACGGTGACCGCGCTGTACGAGGTCGTGCCCGCGGGCCTCCCGGTCCCCCGCAGCGTGGATCCGCTACGCTACCAGCTGGGCGCCGAGCCGCCGCCCCCCGTTGAGGCGCCCCCAGGCGCGTTCGAGGACGAACTGCTCTACGTGAAGGTCCGCTACAAGGACCCGGACGGCTCCGAGAGCCGGCTGCTGGCGCATGCGGTCGCGGACCGCTCCCGGTCGCCCTCGCGGAGCTTCCGCTTCGCCGCCGCCGTGGCGGGGTTCGGCATGCTGCTGCGCGACTCGCCCCACGCCGGAGGGCTCTCGGCGGATGACGTCATCGCGCTGGCGGAGAGAGGACGGGGCGACGACCCGCGGGGCTATCGCGGCGAGTTCATCAGACTCGTGGAGACGGTGCGCGACCTGAACCTGCTCGGAACGGCAGCGGAGGAGGACGACCGGCGTTAACGTGGCGCCTCACCCGTGAGGAGCCGCGCCCCTTGAAGCTCAATCGACGCATCTCCGGCCAGATCGAGCGGCCGGCGGACAAGCGCCGCTACGTCCGCCGGCTGTTCACCGGCGTGGCCGACCGCTACGACCTCACCAACGATGTCATGTCGCTGGGCCTCCACCGCCGCTGGAAGCGCCGGCTGCTCGCCCGGGCCGAGCTGCGCCCAGGCCACCGCGTCCTCGACCTTGCCGCCGGCACGGGAGACCTCGCCCGGGGCGCGCTGGACCACGCCGCGCGCGACGCGTTCGAGATACGGGTGGTCGCCGCCGACCTCACGCCGGAGATGATGCGGGTGGGGCGCGGACGGGGGCGGGCGGGACGCGGACGGGCGGGCCCCGACCTCGCCGGCTGGGTCGGAGCCGATGCGCTCCGCCTGCCCTTCCCCGATGGCGCGTTCGACCGTGTGGTCGTCGGCTACGGGCTGCGGAACTTCGCCGGCCTGGACGCCGCGCTGGCCGAGAGCTTCCGCTGCCTGCGCCCGGGCGGGCGGCTCATCTCGCTCGACTTCGGCCACCCGCGCTCCGCGGCGCTGCGCCGCATCTACCTCGGGTATCTCGACGTCTCGACCCGGCTGGCGGGTTGGGCGATTCACCGCGATCCGGAGTCCTACGTGTACATC is a window of Candidatus Palauibacter australiensis DNA encoding:
- a CDS encoding ubiquinone/menaquinone biosynthesis methyltransferase, with translation MKLNRRISGQIERPADKRRYVRRLFTGVADRYDLTNDVMSLGLHRRWKRRLLARAELRPGHRVLDLAAGTGDLARGALDHAARDAFEIRVVAADLTPEMMRVGRGRGRAGRGRAGPDLAGWVGADALRLPFPDGAFDRVVVGYGLRNFAGLDAALAESFRCLRPGGRLISLDFGHPRSAALRRIYLGYLDVSTRLAGWAIHRDPESYVYIPESLRRFPDQREMVRRMEAAGFVECGYEDLMMGTMAINWGDRR
- a CDS encoding von Willebrand factor type A domain-containing protein, which encodes MATMNVHRNPARVGALPVLILALSLAIAGPAPSHAQSETRPQTGTVKGRVIDATANAGVAGAQVFVAGTTIGTLTDAEGSYSLPGVPAGERAVTVRLIGYRETSKTVTVTAGETVTLDFTVEQTTLRTKETLVTGVADETPRGEPPFTVLRGPTSISLSARSASVVHPDFNTESYARIEENGFRRVGESPLSTFSIDVDRASYANVRRFIQAGERPPADAVRIEEMINYFPYEWGGGAGDHPFDVLTEVWDAPWKPEHRLVRIGLKAPSVDTENLPPSNLVFLLDVSGSMSSPDKLPLLKKAFALLTEQLRPQDRVAIVVYAGAAGLALPSTPGNRGARILSAVERLEAGGSTAGGAGIALAYDVARKHFVEDGNNRVILATDGDFNVGASSDEAMVRLIEKERVSGIFLTVLGFGTGNLKDSKMEGIANRGNGNFHYVDGLLEARKVLVEEMGGTLFTVAKDVKLQVEFNPARAVAYRLIGYENRLLADEDFNDDTKDAGELGAGHTVTALYEVVPAGLPVPRSVDPLRYQLGAEPPPPVEAPPGAFEDELLYVKVRYKDPDGSESRLLAHAVADRSRSPSRSFRFAAAVAGFGMLLRDSPHAGGLSADDVIALAERGRGDDPRGYRGEFIRLVETVRDLNLLGTAAEEDDRR